From a single Lolium rigidum isolate FL_2022 chromosome 7, APGP_CSIRO_Lrig_0.1, whole genome shotgun sequence genomic region:
- the LOC124675981 gene encoding pathogenesis-related protein PRMS-like — protein sequence MAPVACVAIFSLALASLSPAGAIDTPGNNNNNDNGVTVAAPRHVPAAAQFLQVHNDARRAVGVAPLAWNATLELDAKRKAKALGVQCKLSPPLKWDNDRFYGGNTFWGGGFQDGAAVAGAWVYERRWYDHRADACAPGEECRSYRQVVWNTTTQLGCARRTCRSSRDTVGVCRYFPRGNYAGVPPY from the coding sequence ATGGCTCCTGTCGCCTGCGTCGCGATCTTCTCACTCGCACTGGCCTCGCTATCGCCGGCCGGAGCCATCGACACccccggcaacaacaacaacaacgacaacGGCGTCACCGTCGCGGCCCCCAGACACGTACCGGCGGCGGCGCAGTTCCTGCAGGTGCacaacgacgcgcgccgcgcggtCGGCGTGGCGCCCCTGGCGTGGAACGCGACGCTGGAGCTGGACGCCAAGCGGAAAGCGAAGGCGCTCGGCGTCCAGTGCAAGCTCTCGCCGCCGTTGAAGTGGGACAACGACCGGTTCTACGGGGGGAACACCTTCTGGGGCGGCGGGTTCCAGGACGGGGCCGCCGTGGCGGGCGCGTGGGTGTACGAGCGGCGGTGGTACGACCACCGCGCCGACGCGTGCGCGCCCGGCGAGGAGTGCCGGTCCTACAGACAGGTGGTGTGGAACACCACGACGCagctcggctgcgcccgccgcacctGCCGGAGCAGCCGCGACACCGTGGGTGTGTGCAGGTACTTCCCTCGGGGGAACTACGCCGGCGTGCCGCCATACTGA